GACGCCTTGGACAGTCACAGAGCCGTGCTTGGTCCGGCGGAAGACGGCGGATACTACCTGCTTGGACTGCGTGGCACATCGCCCGAATTCCTGTCGAAGGTGACGTATTCCCGTTCCGACGTCCTTGAGAAGACGCGCGCATTGCTGACGGACGCCGGCACCTCTGTGGGGCTTCTGCCGCCATGGTTTGACGTCGATGAGCCCGCCGATCTCCAGCGTGTTGTGGATGTTTTTCAACGGTCGCCGGAGCGCGCACCTGCCACCGTTCAGACGCTGAGGGCTTTGGGCCTCATGCCCGCGGAGGACGCCTCGTGCTGAAGGGTGTCCTGCTAAGGCATAATGACTTCGAATCCGACCACGTCGGGACGCGCAATGTGCACGTATGGCTGCCGGAGGCCTACGATGCGGGTGGCGATCCTCTTCCTGTGCTCTACATGCAGGACGGCCAAAACCTCTTCGAGCCGGAGTTTTCCTTTGCGGGGGTCACCTGGGGCGTGGCGGAAACGGTATCGCGCCTGATTGAGGAAGAAGGCCTGCCGCCGCTGATCGTGGTGGGAATCTGGAATACCTCCAAGCGTATCCCCGAGTACATGCCCGAACGTCCGATGGCGGATTGGGCGGACCCACGCGCGCTTAAACGGTTTGGAACGACGTGGGGAGACGAGCCATGCTCCGACGGCTATCTCCGATTCATGGTCGATGAACTCAAGCCGTTCATTGACGACGAGTACAACACCGCGTCCGACAGGGACAGCACATGGCTGATGGGGTCATCGATGGGCGGACTGATCTCCCTCTATGCTCTCTGCGAATACCCGGCCGTATTCGGCGCGGCATGTTGCCTTTCCACGAGTTGGACCGTCGGCGGACGGGTGATGATTCGCTATCTGGAGCGACATTTGCCTGAGAGCGGAGCCCATCGCCTGTATTTCGATTATGGCGTGGAGGCCCAGATTGCGCGCTACGAGGCCCTGCAGAACGCTGTCAACAGGCTGGTTCGAAGGCGCAAGTATCGGCGGGATGAGGACTGGATCACCCGGCGTTTCCCAGGAGCTGCGCACGACGAGGCTGCCTGGAAGGAGCGGGTGGACGTGCCGTTGAGATTTCTTCTG
This sequence is a window from Rhodothermales bacterium. Protein-coding genes within it:
- a CDS encoding esterase family protein, translated to MLKGVLLRHNDFESDHVGTRNVHVWLPEAYDAGGDPLPVLYMQDGQNLFEPEFSFAGVTWGVAETVSRLIEEEGLPPLIVVGIWNTSKRIPEYMPERPMADWADPRALKRFGTTWGDEPCSDGYLRFMVDELKPFIDDEYNTASDRDSTWLMGSSMGGLISLYALCEYPAVFGAACCLSTSWTVGGRVMIRYLERHLPESGAHRLYFDYGVEAQIARYEALQNAVNRLVRRRKYRRDEDWITRRFPGAAHDEAAWKERVDVPLRFLLERNP